Proteins from a genomic interval of Zingiber officinale cultivar Zhangliang chromosome 2A, Zo_v1.1, whole genome shotgun sequence:
- the LOC122041858 gene encoding uncharacterized protein LOC122041858 yields the protein MVEGIAEYGRGFKPPSMHELRTWILKAEVDGINLIYEEHKKAWKKYECTIMSDGWTDGKNRSLINFLVNSPADTFFLKSIDASASIKNRKLIFKYLDDVVDEVGEENVIQIVTDNASNCIKAGKKIMETRHRIWWTPYAAHCIDLLLEDIAKLKIFSNTIEQAKMVVKFLYGHGTILSLMRKYTNGKKILRPAVTRFATSFLTLQSMYKVKRPLEQMFASEDWVSSPLSQTTQGKVVKRIVINDPNFWPHVAFCVKSVVPLVSVLREVDSEERSVMGYIYELMDKVKETIKFNCEGVDRKYKLIWKKIDS from the coding sequence ATGGTTGAGGGCATTGCGGAATATGGAAGAGGGTTCAAGCCTCCTTCAATGCATGAGTTAAGAACTTGGATACTTAAAGCTGAGGTTGATGGTATCAACCTAATATATGAGGAGCATAAAAAAGCATGGAAAAAATATGAATGCACTATTATGTCCGATGGTTGGACAGATGGaaagaatagaagtttgattaattttttggtaaatagTCCCGCCGacactttctttttgaaatctaTTGATGCATCAGCTTCTATTAAAAATAGGAAATTGATCTTTAAATATCTTGATGATGTTGTTGATGAGGTGGGAGAGGaaaatgtaattcaaattgtcaCAGATAATGCTTCGAATTGCATTAAGGCGGGGAAAAAAATTATGGAGACTAGACATAGAATTTGGTGGACACCTTATGCGGCGCATTGCATTGATCTACTGTTGGAGGATATTGCAAAGTTGAAGATTTTTTCTAACACAATTGAGCAAGCTAAGATGGTTGTGAAGTTCCTTTATGGTCATGGGACTATACTTTCTTTGATGAGAAAGTATACAAACGGTAAAAAAATTCTCCGTCCTGCTGTTACTCGCTTTGCTACTTCATTTCTCACTCTTCAGAGTATGTATAAGGTTAAAAGGCCACTTGAACAAATGTTTGCTTCCGAAGATTGGGTTAGTTCACCACTATCTCAAACAACTCAGGGGAAGGTCGTGAAGAGAATTGTTATTAATGATCCCAACTTTTGGCCACATGTTGCATTTTGTGTTAAGAGTGTTGTTCCTCTTGTAAGTGTGTTAAGGGAAGTTGATTCGGAGGAGAGATCGGTCATGGGATATATTTATGAACTTATGGATAAGGTAAAAGAgacaataaaatttaattgtgAGGGAGTTGATAGAAAAtacaagctcatttggaaaaaaattgattcatga